A DNA window from Nitrospiria bacterium contains the following coding sequences:
- a CDS encoding mechanosensitive ion channel family protein, giving the protein MSYAIFERVAMPLVIFISVTAAGLLLRAWGMNILARLSRITKTAVDDIVLQAVRWPSVFWIAAIGLYVALGTSELPKDAIGYAFKLLHVLVILSVTLVAANLASRIAIYSIQKAEIPIQATGLTQGVIKVFVITTGVLILMETLGISVTPVLTALGVGGLAVALALQDTLGNLFAGVHVLMEKSVRVGDFIKLETGQEGYVVDIGWRSTRLRMLPNNVVIIPNAKLAQSVVTNFYLPQQPMSLQIPVSVSYASDPEQVERVLVEEATACAKEITGMLSEPAPFVRFIPGFGQSSLDFTLICQVKEFTDQYLAQHELRKRIFKRFKQEGIEIPFPTRTVYVKRNEPAR; this is encoded by the coding sequence ATGTCGTACGCCATTTTTGAACGAGTGGCGATGCCGCTGGTCATTTTCATTTCCGTAACGGCGGCCGGTCTGCTGCTTCGCGCGTGGGGGATGAATATCCTCGCCCGGTTGTCCCGGATCACGAAAACCGCCGTTGACGATATCGTTCTCCAGGCCGTGCGGTGGCCTTCCGTGTTCTGGATCGCGGCGATCGGTCTGTATGTTGCCCTTGGGACCTCCGAGCTTCCCAAGGACGCCATCGGCTATGCCTTCAAGCTCCTGCATGTTCTGGTCATCCTGTCCGTCACGCTCGTTGCGGCCAACCTGGCCTCGAGAATCGCGATTTATTCCATCCAAAAGGCCGAGATCCCGATCCAGGCGACGGGACTGACCCAGGGCGTGATCAAGGTGTTCGTGATCACGACGGGGGTCCTCATTTTGATGGAGACGCTTGGGATTTCGGTCACGCCCGTGCTGACCGCTCTGGGCGTCGGAGGACTCGCCGTCGCGCTGGCCCTCCAGGATACCCTGGGCAACCTCTTCGCCGGCGTCCATGTCCTGATGGAAAAGTCGGTCCGCGTCGGAGACTTCATCAAGCTGGAGACCGGACAGGAAGGGTACGTGGTGGATATCGGATGGCGGTCGACCCGGCTGAGGATGCTTCCGAACAACGTCGTGATCATCCCCAACGCCAAGCTCGCCCAGAGCGTCGTGACCAACTTTTACCTGCCGCAGCAGCCGATGTCCCTCCAGATTCCCGTCAGCGTGAGTTACGCCTCCGATCCGGAGCAGGTGGAGAGGGTCCTTGTGGAGGAGGCGACGGCGTGCGCGAAAGAAATTACGGGGATGCTGTCGGAACCAGCGCCGTTTGTCCGGTTCATCCCGGGATTCGGTCAGTCTTCCCTGGACTTCACGCTGATCTGCCAGGTGAAAGAATTTACGGATCAATACCTGGCCCAGCACGAGCTCCGGAAGAGAATCTTTAAACGGTTTAAACAAGAGGGGATCGAGATCCCGTTTCCGACCCGGACGGTTTACGTGAAGCGGAACGAACCGGCGAGGTGA
- a CDS encoding MFS transporter — protein sequence MENAPCRWRAGLSANVLLLGAVSFLNDSASEMIYPLLPFFLTSVLGAGPAALGIVEGIAESTASLLKLASGFISDRVHRRKSWVAGGYFLSNAARPLIGLAGSWPAVLVLRFFDRIGKGLRTSPRDALIAESTPPDYRGKAFGFHRAADHAGAVVGPLLATLFLDVFILNIKTVFLLSVIPGVITIGVLWAGVREIPAEARPTARPEPLRIRQAWREMPGTLRRFVLILFLFTLGNSTDAFLLLKAQQLGVIVAYLPLLWVVLHIVKMTSSVPGGVASDRWGRKRVIVAGWIVYALTYAGFMIADSVWETWTLFAVYGLYFGLTEGVEKALIADFSPAHLRGSAFGLYNLMIGVGALPASLLFGWIWQSFGSEAAFGTGAAFALAASILLWRLPVRG from the coding sequence ATGGAAAATGCCCCGTGTCGCTGGCGGGCCGGGCTTTCGGCCAACGTCCTGCTGCTCGGCGCGGTCAGTTTCCTGAACGATTCGGCGTCGGAAATGATCTACCCGCTGCTGCCGTTCTTTCTGACGTCCGTTCTAGGGGCCGGCCCGGCCGCGCTGGGGATCGTCGAGGGCATCGCGGAATCCACCGCCTCGCTCCTAAAATTGGCGTCGGGATTCATCTCGGACCGCGTCCATCGCCGGAAGAGCTGGGTCGCCGGAGGGTACTTTCTGTCCAACGCCGCGCGTCCGCTGATCGGTCTGGCCGGTTCCTGGCCTGCCGTTTTGGTATTGCGATTCTTCGACCGGATCGGGAAAGGCCTTCGCACCTCGCCGCGGGACGCGTTGATCGCCGAGAGCACCCCGCCGGACTACCGCGGAAAGGCCTTCGGGTTTCATCGTGCGGCCGATCACGCCGGCGCGGTCGTGGGGCCGCTTCTCGCCACGCTTTTCCTCGACGTCTTTATCCTGAATATAAAGACGGTCTTCCTGTTGTCCGTCATCCCGGGCGTCATCACGATCGGCGTCCTTTGGGCCGGGGTCCGGGAAATCCCGGCCGAAGCGCGGCCGACCGCGCGGCCCGAACCGCTGCGGATCCGGCAGGCTTGGCGGGAAATGCCAGGGACGCTTCGTCGATTCGTGCTGATCCTCTTTCTTTTCACGCTCGGAAACTCGACCGACGCCTTCCTTCTTTTAAAAGCACAACAACTCGGCGTCATTGTCGCCTATCTCCCCCTCCTGTGGGTCGTTCTCCATATCGTCAAGATGACCAGCTCGGTTCCGGGCGGCGTCGCCTCCGACCGGTGGGGAAGAAAGCGGGTGATCGTCGCGGGATGGATCGTCTACGCATTGACCTACGCCGGTTTTATGATCGCCGATTCGGTCTGGGAGACCTGGACGCTGTTTGCCGTCTACGGGCTTTATTTCGGACTGACGGAGGGCGTCGAGAAGGCTTTAATCGCGGATTTTTCGCCGGCCCATCTCCGCGGATCGGCCTTCGGGCTGTACAACCTGATGATCGGGGTCGGCGCGCTTCCGGCCTCGTTGCTGTTCGGATGGATCTGGCAGTCGTTCGGCTCCGAGGCCGCCTTCGGAACGGGGGCGGCCTTCGCGTTGGCGGCAAGTATTTTGCTTTGGCGTCTCCCGGTGCGAGGATGA
- a CDS encoding outer membrane beta-barrel protein, translated as MKRLLLAGILGISILISLDRTVSAKEGFYLGLNVPYTTVQGDFDGSSELTGTQEAIAIPVIKGAFGIGVVAGIGIGESFAIEIAASDSVHNVEWLGAHGNGDQRSLALLLKHSFLRTETIQPFITYGITYNQLNLKDAAVNLSGSIGDATLTGWGIDFGVGGDHYFTPYISAGGTVVYHLVEYKSAKGINESGSIDNGVNGSGLGVVLSAAYHF; from the coding sequence GTGAAGAGACTTCTTTTGGCCGGGATCTTAGGTATTTCAATCTTGATCAGTCTGGATCGGACCGTTTCAGCCAAAGAAGGATTTTATTTAGGCTTGAACGTTCCTTACACCACGGTTCAGGGAGATTTTGACGGCTCATCAGAACTGACCGGGACACAAGAAGCCATAGCTATTCCGGTGATTAAAGGAGCCTTCGGCATCGGCGTGGTGGCCGGCATCGGTATTGGTGAGTCATTTGCGATCGAAATAGCTGCTTCGGACAGTGTCCATAATGTCGAATGGCTTGGAGCCCATGGAAACGGGGATCAACGGTCCCTCGCCCTGCTTCTAAAACACAGTTTTTTAAGGACTGAAACCATTCAACCATTCATTACGTACGGAATTACGTACAATCAGCTAAATTTAAAAGATGCCGCGGTCAATCTATCCGGCAGCATCGGTGACGCAACATTAACCGGATGGGGGATCGACTTCGGTGTTGGTGGCGACCACTATTTCACCCCCTATATCTCGGCCGGTGGAACAGTTGTTTACCATTTAGTCGAATATAAATCCGCCAAAGGAATTAATGAAAGCGGCAGTATCGACAACGGGGTCAATGGAAGCGGACTGGGAGTTGTATTAAGCGCCGCTTACCATTTCTAA
- a CDS encoding DUF5752 family protein, producing the protein MGKTDSRAKRPFRFFECTSLIQPTGRQAQDLSDLLSLIRIVDPGVIYHHTHQYFLKAAVETPEYPNDFAVWAARSLEESALAEKLANLDLYAFSEIEQVRAALIEIIESYLGENPAPRPARDGDAFFFNDAVTIIAETGFEAETLPAFLEALDRVGTSSIYFHFFEARFRLRRPADDFSVWIGSELNRPDLAQAIRGLDPYQLSLEGLRHRILTLLRPTVARGVR; encoded by the coding sequence GTGGGGAAGACGGACAGTCGGGCGAAGCGGCCGTTCCGGTTTTTTGAATGCACGAGCCTGATCCAGCCGACGGGAAGGCAGGCCCAGGATCTCTCCGATTTGCTCTCCCTGATCCGTATCGTGGACCCGGGCGTCATCTACCACCATACGCACCAATATTTCCTGAAGGCGGCCGTCGAGACGCCCGAATACCCGAACGACTTTGCCGTATGGGCCGCCCGGAGCCTCGAGGAAAGCGCCCTCGCGGAAAAATTGGCCAACCTGGACCTTTACGCCTTTTCCGAGATCGAACAGGTCCGCGCGGCCCTGATCGAGATCATCGAGTCGTATCTCGGGGAGAACCCCGCGCCCCGGCCGGCCCGAGACGGAGACGCCTTCTTCTTCAACGACGCGGTCACGATTATCGCGGAAACCGGCTTCGAGGCCGAGACCCTGCCCGCGTTCTTAGAAGCGCTCGATCGCGTGGGAACCAGCAGCATCTACTTCCATTTCTTTGAGGCGCGGTTCCGTCTGCGGCGTCCGGCGGACGACTTTTCGGTTTGGATCGGTTCCGAACTCAATCGTCCGGACCTCGCGCAGGCGATCCGCGGGTTGGACCCCTACCAGCTCAGTCTCGAAGGACTTCGCCATCGGATTTTAACCCTGCTTCGCCCGACCGTTGCGAGGGGTGTGCGTTGA
- a CDS encoding LamG domain-containing protein: MKPCLRYKLLTTILFLIFIVALDLDGCLSNQDGLLSPESTSEIHGTVAFYHFDETSGSTAIDSSGNGFNGTIFGATRVSGKVGQALQFSSAGSRVEIPALGNVFQNQEITVDAWIYPTTLDPGSIYEIVSPSNVGLAPFGFQINDGKVEFLLFDNGGISQTMIKSTASLSLNIWTYVAVTFNGSDARIYIDGSLDSTSSVAFAIQRDDNILYVGTLPNFPGIYLNEFQGQIDELRISNVVLSDTQIADYYQQTNL, encoded by the coding sequence ATGAAACCATGTCTAAGATATAAACTTTTAACCACTATTTTATTTCTTATTTTCATCGTGGCTCTCGACCTTGATGGATGTTTGAGTAATCAAGACGGCTTGTTAAGTCCGGAATCGACATCGGAAATCCATGGCACGGTCGCCTTCTATCATTTCGACGAGACGAGCGGCAGCACCGCCATCGATTCGTCCGGAAACGGGTTCAACGGAACCATCTTCGGCGCAACCCGCGTCTCCGGAAAAGTGGGGCAGGCTCTTCAGTTCAGTTCGGCAGGAAGTCGTGTCGAAATACCCGCGCTAGGAAATGTTTTTCAAAACCAGGAAATTACTGTTGACGCTTGGATATACCCAACGACATTGGATCCCGGATCTATATATGAGATTGTGAGCCCGTCCAATGTAGGACTGGCCCCTTTCGGATTTCAGATAAACGATGGAAAGGTCGAGTTCTTGCTTTTCGACAACGGTGGCATTTCACAAACCATGATCAAATCCACCGCTTCCCTCAGTTTGAACATCTGGACCTATGTTGCCGTAACTTTTAACGGCTCCGATGCACGAATTTACATCGACGGATCTCTGGACAGCACTTCCTCAGTCGCGTTTGCGATTCAAAGAGACGATAATATACTTTATGTTGGAACTTTGCCCAATTTTCCAGGCATTTATTTGAATGAATTTCAGGGCCAAATCGACGAATTGCGTATTTCAAATGTAGTTTTATCAGATACCCAGATCGCGGATTACTATCAACAGACGAACCTATAA
- a CDS encoding trehalose-6-phosphate synthase, which produces MIDDDNNGGPSGRLAERLQTGGRRFIVVSNREPYVHRRSREGTRWMRPAGGVTAALDPLLQTMDGTWVAWGSGDADRLAVDSRDRVRVPPDRPAYTLRRIWLTADEVERYYHGYSNRFLWPLCHVTLDRVVFRQNYWEGYRSVNERFAEAILEELDEKPGVVWVQDYQLALCPAFLKRRRPDLTVALFWHIPWPAHDVFRICPQRKELLEGLLACNQIGFHLDRYRENFLECVKRELGEGSEISKERIRYRGHETTVSAIPVGIDLGMFEQRARSPETVKRMANIKNRLGIGPETIVGLGVDRLDYTKGLLKRLWALEEFLRRYPEYHGRFLFIQIAAPTRAESEPYRGYRDILQASVREINQRFGRPGWRPIEYIEGQLSHASVVAYYRLAHFCLVSSVYDGMNLVSKEFVASKIDEPGVLLLSEMAGSLEDLDGALPINPYDVEGTAEAIRTAIEMPVEQQRIRITRMRESVRKHDIREWMGNNLTAMTAASG; this is translated from the coding sequence ATGATCGATGACGATAACAACGGCGGACCTTCCGGGCGCCTTGCTGAACGGCTCCAGACCGGTGGAAGGCGCTTCATCGTGGTTTCAAACCGGGAGCCCTACGTCCACCGCAGGTCGCGGGAGGGAACACGCTGGATGCGGCCGGCGGGGGGCGTTACGGCCGCGCTGGATCCGCTGCTCCAAACCATGGATGGAACCTGGGTGGCCTGGGGGAGCGGGGACGCCGACCGCCTGGCCGTGGACTCGCGGGACCGGGTTCGCGTGCCGCCCGACCGGCCCGCTTATACGCTGCGCCGGATCTGGTTGACGGCCGACGAGGTCGAGCGGTACTACCATGGATATTCCAACCGGTTTCTCTGGCCGCTGTGCCACGTGACCCTGGATCGGGTCGTCTTCCGCCAAAATTATTGGGAGGGATACCGGAGCGTGAACGAGCGGTTCGCGGAGGCGATCCTTGAGGAACTCGACGAAAAGCCCGGGGTGGTCTGGGTTCAGGACTACCAACTGGCCCTCTGTCCGGCGTTTTTAAAAAGGCGGCGTCCGGATCTGACCGTTGCGCTTTTCTGGCATATCCCCTGGCCGGCGCACGACGTGTTCCGGATCTGCCCGCAGCGAAAGGAACTGCTGGAAGGACTGTTGGCCTGCAATCAGATCGGGTTTCATCTCGACCGGTATCGCGAAAATTTTCTGGAGTGCGTCAAACGGGAATTGGGCGAGGGTTCGGAGATCTCGAAGGAACGGATTCGGTACCGCGGACATGAGACCACGGTCTCCGCGATCCCCGTGGGCATCGATTTGGGGATGTTCGAACAACGGGCGCGTTCGCCGGAAACGGTGAAGCGGATGGCGAATATCAAAAACCGTCTGGGCATCGGACCGGAAACGATCGTCGGACTGGGGGTCGACCGGCTGGACTACACCAAGGGACTGCTCAAGCGCCTCTGGGCCCTGGAAGAGTTCCTTCGCCGTTATCCGGAATATCACGGCCGTTTTCTTTTCATCCAGATCGCGGCGCCCACCCGCGCCGAGAGCGAGCCCTATCGGGGATACCGGGACATTCTTCAGGCGAGCGTCCGGGAGATCAATCAGCGGTTCGGCCGCCCGGGCTGGAGGCCGATCGAATACATCGAGGGACAGCTCAGCCACGCGTCGGTCGTCGCCTATTACCGGCTGGCCCATTTCTGTCTGGTCAGCTCCGTTTACGACGGGATGAACCTGGTATCGAAAGAGTTCGTGGCTTCCAAGATCGACGAGCCCGGCGTGCTCCTGCTGAGCGAAATGGCCGGCTCCCTGGAGGATCTCGACGGGGCCCTGCCGATCAATCCCTACGACGTGGAAGGCACGGCCGAGGCGATCCGGACGGCGATCGAGATGCCCGTCGAGCAGCAGCGGATCCGGATCACCCGCATGAGGGAATCGGTTCGGAAGCACGATATCCGCGAATGGATGGGAAACAACCTGACCGCCATGACGGCGGCCTCCGGATAA
- the otsB gene encoding trehalose-phosphatase has product MKNSVRPIEGLLRRAKPNGSPALFLDFDGTLAPLAPRPDQAWLKSETRRLLTRISRRVPVAVLSGRSLSDIRFRVGIKGIVYAGNHGLEIDGEGLRYRMEGEEDWRRRLRSLGTRLRDGLKGLPGILIEDKGYTLSVHYRLAGGAVRRRAARLLAGCLRPLRRRGQVRVGRGKAVWEIRPPIDWDKGSAVAWILRQPEFQGRWPLYIGDDETDQDAFRAIRKIGLGIAVGPPGKKGWARYAVRGPRDVGVFLRRLLTLLPVEAPRSRGTEPRSGSHPKR; this is encoded by the coding sequence ATGAAAAATTCAGTCCGACCGATCGAGGGGTTGTTAAGGCGGGCAAAGCCGAACGGATCCCCGGCGCTTTTTCTGGATTTTGACGGCACGCTGGCGCCCCTCGCCCCCCGGCCGGATCAGGCCTGGCTGAAGTCCGAAACGCGTCGTCTGCTGACGCGGATCTCCCGACGAGTTCCCGTGGCGGTTCTCAGCGGGCGATCGCTCTCGGATATCAGGTTCCGTGTGGGGATTAAAGGAATCGTTTACGCGGGGAACCATGGGCTGGAAATAGACGGAGAGGGTTTGCGGTACCGCATGGAAGGCGAGGAGGATTGGCGGCGTCGGCTGCGGTCCCTGGGGACCCGGTTGCGGGATGGTCTTAAAGGCCTGCCGGGTATTCTCATCGAAGATAAGGGCTACACCCTGAGCGTGCATTACCGCCTGGCCGGCGGCGCCGTCCGACGGAGGGCCGCCCGGCTATTGGCCGGGTGCCTGAGGCCGCTTCGGCGCCGGGGGCAGGTCCGGGTGGGCCGGGGGAAGGCGGTCTGGGAGATCCGCCCGCCGATCGATTGGGACAAGGGAAGCGCCGTCGCCTGGATTCTGCGCCAGCCGGAGTTCCAGGGTCGGTGGCCGTTGTACATCGGGGACGACGAAACGGATCAGGATGCCTTTCGCGCCATCCGGAAGATCGGTCTCGGAATCGCCGTTGGGCCGCCGGGGAAAAAAGGGTGGGCCCGCTATGCCGTCCGGGGACCGAGAGACGTCGGCGTGTTTCTCCGGCGGCTGCTTACATTGCTGCCCGTGGAAGCCCCGCGATCGCGGGGGACGGAACCCCGTTCGGGATCCCATCCGAAACGATGA
- a CDS encoding glycosyltransferase: MRGLSEYNGIAEPDEIRLLTRLGERLRGRSFLHVNSTSVGGGVAEILHRLIALFGDLGVSARWEVIKGDQSFFEVTKQIHNGLQGQAVEMSPRMWEIHREVNEANAGQMDLDADLVFIHDPQPVHLIEHRRNGLWVWRCHVDVSHPHPPVWRGLAADVGRYDAAIFSGAQFAQQLAVPQFVVPPSIDPLSEKNRDLSDPEIQAELEAHQIPRDKPILLQVSRFDRFKDPVGVVQAYRMVKRYYDCRLILAGGTATDDPEGEGILARVREEARDDPDIRILLLPPFSDRLINALQRAAAVVLQKSTREGFGLTVAEALWKAKPVIGGAVGGIPSQIHHGVTGFLVHSVEGAAYRIRHLLHNPGLGKKMGEMGREHVRRNFLITRQAKDYLALWAALEHRGERVIQI; the protein is encoded by the coding sequence TTGAGAGGCCTTTCCGAATACAACGGCATCGCCGAGCCGGATGAGATCCGGTTATTGACCCGTTTGGGGGAAAGGCTCCGCGGCCGCTCGTTCCTCCATGTCAACTCGACCTCCGTCGGCGGCGGCGTGGCGGAAATTCTCCATCGCCTGATCGCCCTGTTCGGCGACCTGGGCGTCTCGGCCCGGTGGGAAGTGATCAAGGGCGATCAATCCTTCTTCGAGGTGACCAAACAGATTCACAACGGTCTTCAAGGCCAGGCCGTCGAGATGAGCCCCCGGATGTGGGAAATCCATCGGGAGGTTAACGAGGCCAACGCCGGACAGATGGATCTGGACGCCGACCTTGTTTTCATCCATGACCCGCAACCGGTCCACCTGATCGAGCATCGCAGGAACGGCCTGTGGGTCTGGCGCTGCCATGTGGACGTGTCCCATCCGCATCCGCCCGTCTGGCGGGGGCTTGCGGCGGACGTCGGCCGGTACGACGCCGCAATTTTCTCGGGGGCCCAGTTCGCCCAGCAGCTGGCCGTTCCGCAATTTGTCGTGCCGCCCTCCATCGATCCCTTGAGCGAGAAAAATCGGGACCTGAGCGATCCGGAAATCCAGGCGGAGCTGGAGGCGCATCAAATTCCCCGGGACAAACCCATCCTGCTCCAGGTTTCCCGCTTCGACCGTTTCAAGGACCCCGTCGGCGTCGTTCAGGCCTATCGAATGGTGAAGCGGTATTACGACTGCCGATTGATCCTGGCCGGGGGAACCGCGACGGACGATCCGGAGGGGGAAGGAATCCTGGCCCGCGTTCGTGAAGAGGCCCGCGATGATCCCGATATCCGGATCCTGTTATTGCCGCCCTTCAGCGACCGGCTGATCAACGCCCTGCAGCGGGCCGCCGCGGTCGTCCTACAAAAATCCACGCGGGAGGGTTTCGGGTTGACCGTGGCGGAGGCGCTCTGGAAGGCGAAGCCGGTCATCGGGGGGGCGGTCGGAGGGATTCCCTCCCAAATCCACCACGGCGTCACGGGCTTTCTGGTCCATTCGGTCGAGGGCGCGGCCTACCGCATCCGCCATCTGCTGCATAATCCCGGGCTGGGAAAAAAGATGGGCGAGATGGGCCGGGAGCATGTCCGGCGAAATTTTCTGATCACACGGCAGGCGAAGGACTACCTGGCCCTATGGGCGGCCCTGGAACATCGGGGGGAGCGCGTGATCCAGATATGA
- a CDS encoding bacteriophage holin — MKLNVKAFALTFGLIWGFGLFFLTWWIMAFDGATGEAMFIGRVYRGYSVSPAGSLIGLAWALIDGSIGGAIFAWLYNLIASRDSKLGWVTSG; from the coding sequence ATGAAATTGAATGTAAAGGCTTTCGCGTTGACATTTGGATTGATCTGGGGATTCGGTCTTTTCTTTCTGACCTGGTGGATCATGGCGTTTGACGGGGCCACGGGCGAGGCGATGTTCATCGGACGGGTTTATCGCGGGTACTCCGTCAGTCCCGCGGGCAGCCTTATCGGTCTGGCGTGGGCCCTGATCGACGGTTCGATCGGAGGCGCGATCTTCGCCTGGCTGTATAATTTGATCGCCTCGCGCGATTCCAAGTTAGGATGGGTTACGTCGGGATGA
- the hrpB gene encoding ATP-dependent helicase HrpB, whose product MIRLPFRLPVQEILPALRETLAANPSVVVTAPPGAGKTTVVPLSLLEEPWLANRSILILEPRRLAARAAAARMADLLGEPVGETVGYRIRFDVKVSEKTRVEVLTEGILTRRLQSDPGLEGVGLVIFDEFHERHLHADLALALCLDSRRMLREDLKLLVMSATLDAQAVSALLGRAPVLSSPGRLFPVEVLYAAHDPRDTEARMPETVQQSVLHALRHDRGDVLVFLPGAREIRRTQEGLEKALTDGPVDLFPLYGDLPWEAQDRAIRPTKGARRKVVLATPIAETSLTIEGIGVVIDSGLVRVPEFDPRTGLTGLTTVRVSRASAEQRAGRAGRLGPGVCYRLWSEAAQRGLTERPIPEIRAADLTPFALELAQWGARDPETLSWLDPPPEGALARARILLAELGAIDPNGAITPAGRSMAALPVHPRLAHMILEADALGLARLACDIAALLSERDPLSVGRRQSADFLIRLEALQAFRTRGGEGAMSFGADPAACRRAEQASRQFLRLIQSKDPGTAKVLDRTGLLLAFAYPDRIAQQRSTGDVRYLLASGRGARLPGSEHRMRPPYLVAASLDAGETEGTIHLAAPVELDALREHLGSRFRTEDVVRWDAPTKRIIARREERLGQLLIGEGAIPAPDPEKVLAAALEGVRSHGLGALPWTRESRDFQARVLSLRQWLPQEKWPDLSDGALNEAIEDWLGPFLGGVKRLEDLAGLDLLAILRTRLDGKQQRRLEEGAPTHLTVPSGSRLRLEYRPGESPVLAVKLQEMFGLADTPRVAFGKIPVTLHLLSPGRQPIQVTQDLRGFWERTYAEVKKELKGRYPKHPWPDDPWKAAPTARTKPRPR is encoded by the coding sequence ATGATCCGTTTGCCCTTTCGGTTGCCGGTCCAGGAGATTCTCCCCGCGTTGCGCGAGACGCTCGCCGCGAATCCTTCCGTCGTTGTGACCGCCCCACCCGGCGCCGGAAAGACCACGGTCGTTCCGCTTTCGTTGTTGGAAGAGCCGTGGCTTGCGAATCGGTCGATCCTGATCCTTGAGCCCCGCCGTTTGGCCGCGCGCGCGGCCGCCGCGCGGATGGCCGATCTTCTCGGCGAGCCCGTCGGCGAGACGGTCGGCTACCGCATCCGCTTCGACGTCAAGGTTTCGGAAAAAACCCGCGTCGAGGTGCTGACCGAGGGCATCCTCACGCGGCGGCTTCAATCCGACCCGGGATTGGAGGGCGTCGGGCTCGTGATCTTCGACGAGTTCCACGAGCGGCACCTGCATGCGGACCTGGCCCTGGCGCTATGCCTCGACAGCCGACGGATGCTGCGTGAGGATCTGAAACTCCTGGTCATGTCCGCGACGCTGGACGCTCAGGCCGTCTCCGCGCTGCTGGGCCGCGCGCCGGTACTGAGCAGTCCGGGCCGCCTTTTTCCGGTCGAGGTTCTTTACGCCGCCCACGACCCGCGCGATACGGAAGCCCGGATGCCGGAGACCGTGCAACAGTCCGTGCTCCACGCTTTGAGACATGATCGGGGCGACGTGCTCGTATTTCTGCCCGGGGCCCGGGAGATCCGTCGGACACAGGAAGGGCTGGAGAAAGCCCTGACCGACGGGCCGGTCGACCTCTTCCCGCTCTACGGCGATCTCCCCTGGGAGGCGCAGGACCGCGCGATCCGTCCCACGAAAGGGGCGCGTCGAAAGGTCGTGCTGGCCACGCCGATCGCCGAGACCAGTCTTACGATCGAGGGGATCGGCGTCGTGATCGACTCCGGTCTCGTGCGGGTCCCCGAGTTCGATCCGCGAACCGGGCTGACGGGCCTGACGACGGTGCGCGTGTCGCGCGCCTCGGCCGAGCAGCGCGCCGGGCGGGCCGGGCGCCTCGGCCCCGGCGTCTGCTACCGGCTTTGGAGCGAGGCGGCGCAGCGCGGACTGACGGAACGGCCGATCCCAGAAATCCGCGCCGCCGATCTGACGCCGTTCGCCCTGGAGCTGGCGCAGTGGGGTGCGCGCGACCCCGAGACCTTATCGTGGCTCGACCCGCCGCCCGAGGGCGCGCTCGCGCGGGCGCGCATCCTGCTGGCCGAGCTTGGCGCGATCGATCCGAACGGCGCGATCACGCCGGCCGGGCGTTCGATGGCCGCGTTGCCGGTCCATCCCCGTCTCGCTCACATGATCCTCGAGGCGGACGCACTCGGCCTCGCACGATTGGCCTGCGACATCGCGGCCCTGCTTTCGGAGAGAGACCCGCTCTCGGTCGGGCGGAGACAATCGGCCGATTTTCTGATCCGCCTCGAAGCCCTGCAGGCCTTTCGAACGCGCGGAGGCGAGGGAGCGATGTCGTTCGGGGCCGATCCGGCCGCCTGTCGGCGTGCAGAGCAAGCGTCCCGGCAGTTTCTCCGGCTGATTCAAAGCAAGGATCCCGGAACGGCGAAGGTTCTCGATCGAACCGGGTTGCTGCTGGCCTTCGCCTATCCCGACCGGATCGCGCAACAACGCTCGACGGGGGATGTCCGTTACCTCCTCGCTTCCGGACGCGGCGCCCGACTGCCGGGGTCGGAGCATCGGATGCGCCCGCCCTACCTCGTTGCGGCCAGCCTTGACGCGGGCGAGACGGAGGGGACGATCCATCTGGCCGCCCCCGTCGAGCTCGACGCGTTGCGCGAACATCTTGGGTCCCGATTTCGCACGGAGGACGTCGTTCGCTGGGACGCGCCAACGAAGAGGATCATCGCACGGCGCGAGGAACGGCTGGGCCAGCTCCTCATCGGGGAGGGCGCGATCCCCGCACCGGACCCCGAAAAAGTCCTCGCCGCCGCGCTGGAGGGCGTTCGATCCCACGGCCTCGGGGCTCTCCCCTGGACGCGCGAGTCGCGGGATTTTCAGGCGCGGGTGCTTTCGCTTCGACAATGGCTGCCTCAAGAAAAATGGCCCGACCTGTCCGACGGCGCGCTGAACGAGGCGATCGAAGATTGGCTGGGTCCTTTCCTAGGCGGCGTAAAACGACTGGAGGATCTGGCCGGGCTCGATCTCCTTGCCATTCTACGGACCCGCCTGGACGGAAAACAGCAACGGCGCCTGGAAGAGGGCGCGCCGACGCATCTGACCGTTCCGAGCGGATCGCGGCTGCGCCTTGAATACCGGCCGGGCGAGTCGCCCGTGCTCGCCGTAAAGCTGCAGGAGATGTTCGGACTGGCCGACACGCCCCGCGTGGCCTTCGGGAAGATTCCCGTGACGCTTCATCTCCTCTCGCCCGGCCGCCAGCCGATTCAGGTCACCCAGGATCTGCGCGGATTCTGGGAGCGGACCTATGCCGAGGTGAAGAAGGAATTGAAAGGCCGCTACCCCAAGCATCCGTGGCCGGATGATCCGTGGAAGGCGGCGCCCACCGCCCGCACAAAACCGCGTCCGCGATAG